The following proteins are encoded in a genomic region of Cryptomeria japonica chromosome 11, Sugi_1.0, whole genome shotgun sequence:
- the LOC131063128 gene encoding transcription factor bHLH94, translating to MNPNGLLLEGEPMGREEFLQGHDKLPEQPKSWGFQQLLTCSNLDVGREDELLYVSGADFNLINSGSVQGFEPESCITQVSEAFTSSLRKHNRQAKHQPSGQEEGMSSASCSEPLYSSGNKKGTCSTHSAATNKREGRKRKRSKVCNKGEEAESQRMTHIAVERNRRKQMNQHLNVLKSLMPDSFVQRGDQASIIGGAIDFVKELQHVLLSLEAQKSRNQCDEEGCQSPSRSSAIPNGFFRSYSPFDRNTRYFEQPAASKLAAQSKSAVADVEVTMTETRAALKVVSQKRPGQLLHTISALQNLAISILHMSITTISQSVLYSFNLKLEEECRVESAEEIASAVQQILSMISLDETGIAAY from the exons ATGAATCCCAACGGTTTATTGCTTGAAGGAGAACCAATGGGTAGAGAAGAGTTTCTACAAGGGCATGACAAGCTGCCTGAGCAACCCAAATCATGGGGATTTCAGCAGCTTTTAACTTGTTCAAACTTGGATGTGGGAAGAGAAGATGAGCTTTTGTATGTCTCTGGAGCCgattttaatttgattaattctgGATCAGTCCAGGGTTTTGAACCAGAAAGCTGCATAACCCAAGTCTCAGAGGCGTTTACTAGTTCTCTCAGAAAGCATAACAGGCAGGCAAAACATCAGCCTTCTGGTCAGGAGGAGGGCATGAGCTCTGCAAGCTGCTCAGAGCCTCTGTACTCTTCAGGAAATAAAAAGGGTACATGTTCGACTCACAGCGCAGCCACCAACAAACgtgaaggaagaaagaggaagcgTTCCAAGGTGTGTAATAAGGGAGAAGAAGCAGAGAGCCAGCGGATGACCCATATTGCTGTGGAACGCAACCGCCGAAAGCAGATGAACCAACATTTGAATGTGTTGAAATCTCTAATGCCGGACTCATTTGTTCAGAGA GGAGATCAAGCATCCATCATTGGAGGTGCCATTGATTTTGTGAAAGAGCTTCAACATGTTTTGCTGTCTTTGGAGGCTCAGAAAAGCAGGAATCAATGTGACGAGGAAGGATGTCAAAGCCCAAGCAGGTCTTCTGCCATTCCCAATGGCTTCTTTCGATCATACTCTCCTTTTGATAGGAATACCAGGTATTTTGAACAACCGGCCGCCAGTAAACTTGCTGCACAGAGTAAGTCTGCAGTGGCTGATGTCGAGGTTACCATGACAGAAACTAGGGCCGCCCTGAAGGTGGTGTCTCAGAAGAGGCCAGGGCAGCTTCTGCACACCATTTCTGCACTACAAAATCTTGCCATCTCCATTTTACACATGAGTATCACCACCATTTCTCAGTCAGTGCTCTACTCGTTCAATCTCAAG CTTGAAGAAGAATGCCGAGTGGAATCAGCAGAGGAAATAGCCAGTGCAGTTCAACAAATTTTGAGCATGATTTCATTAGATGAGACTGGAATTGCTGCTTATTGA